The Natrinema saccharevitans genome includes the window TCGGCTGCGACGCGGCTGCTCGCGCGGCGATCGCCGACCGCGGGCCGCGTCGGTTACTCGTCGTACTCGGCGACCTGCACCAACTGCTTCCCGATGTTGTCGCCCTCGAACAGCCCGAGGAAGGCGTCGGGTGCGTTCTCGAAGCCTTCGACGACGTTCTCGCGGTACTGCACGTCGCCGTTCCGAACGAACGTCGAGAGCCGCTGGAGGGCCTCGCCCCACCGGGGCTGGTAGTCGCTGACGAGGAGCCCTTCGACCGTCGCGCGGGACTCGATGAGTTTGGCGAGTTTCCGCGGGCCGGTCGGCACCTCGGTCTCGTTGTAGAGGGCGATCTGGCCACAGACCGCGACGCGGGCGTCGACGTTCAGCCGGGGCCAGACGGCGTCGGTGATCGGACCGCCGACGTTGTCGAAGTAGACGTCGACGCCGTCGGGACAGGTCTCGTCGATCGCGGTCGAGAGGTCGTCGGTCTCCTTGTAGTTGATCGCGGCGTCGAAGCCGAGGTCGTCGGTGAGCCAGTCGATCTTCGCCTCGCTCCCGGCGGTGCCGACCACTCGCGCGCCCGAGAGGCGGGCCAGCTGGCCGACGACGGAACCGACAGCACCCGCCGCGGCGGAGACGACCACCGTGTCGCCGGGTTTCGGATCACCGACGTCGTTCAGCCCCCAGTAGGCCGTGACGCCGGGCATTCCGAGGACGCCCAGCGCGGTCGAGATCGGTCCGTGGTCGGGGTTGACGCGCTGGAGTTCGTTCGCGTCCGCGACGACGTGTTCCGCCCAGAGGAGGTCGCCAGTGACGATATCGCCCTCGGCGAACCGGCCGCAGTTGGATTCGATGACTTCGCCGACGACGCTGGCTTTCATCGGGTCGCCGACGTCCCACGGTTCGGCGTACGATTCCGCGTCGCGCATGCGACCTCGCATGTACGGGTCGACCGACTGATAGAGCGTCTCGATCAGTACCTCGCCGTTGTCCGGTTCGGGCCGGTCGACGGTGACGAGTTCGAAGTTGTCGTGAGTCGGTTCGCCGACGGGTCGGCTGGCAAGTTGCCACTGTCTGGTTTCTGCCATACCTTCCCATGGAGACGGTCATAGGTGAAGATTTGGCTCGCGGAACCTCGCGGCGACGGCGCGAACGTCGTCTTCCCACGGCGAGACGCTGGGCTCGAACCTTTTTCATCACCGTTCGTGTAGGTCGAGTATGGGATCCGATCGCGACACCCTCGAGCGGTTACTCGCCGGCAACCGCCGCCACGTCGAGTCGCTGCCCGAGGAGTACTTCGCGGACGTCCAGACCGGCCAGCACCCGACCGTCGTCGCGGTCTGTTGTTCCGACTCGCGGGTCTCTCACGAGGGGATGTGGGGCGTCGATCGGCCGGGCACGATCTTTACGCCCAGTAATATCGGGAATCAGGTCTGGGACGACGACGACGGCGAGCGGATCGTCGACGGCGGCGTCCTCTATCCGATCCACCACACCGGCACCGACGCCGTGGCCGTCGTGGGCCACACCGGCTGTGGCGCGGTCACCGCCGCCTACCGCGTCGCGGCCGGCGGGGATCCGCCCGGCCCGCGCGGCGTCGACAAGTGGGTCGACATGCTCGTTCCCGTCGTCGAGGAGGCCCTCGAGAGCGGTCGGATCGACCGCGAGACGGACGACGACGCCGTAATCAACCAACTCGTCGAGTACAACGTCGGCTACCAGGCCCGCTCGCTGTGTGCCGCCGACGACGTTCCGGATCGAGTCGACGTCTACGGCTTCGTCTACGACTTCCAGGGCGTCTACGGTGACGACCCGGGGCGCGCGTATCTCGTCAGCGTCGACGACGAAACCGATCCCGACGTCCTCGCCGATCGAGTGCCGGCGGGCGACGAGTCGGCGGTGAACAGTCTACTGTACGGCGACGAATCGGTGGAGTGACCGCGACCGCGAGCAGCGTCAGTCGTCGGCCGTCGACTCCGCGACCGTCGGCGTCGCCGCCTCCGGCGTCGCTTCCTCGCGGTGGCTCGTCCACTCGAGGTCGCCCGCGTAGTGGAACGGCTCGTTGTCCCGTTCGGGATCGACGACGGTCAGATCGCCGATCCACCCGTTGTCGAGCAGTTCCCGAACCTCCTCGTGTTCACGGAGGATCTCGGTCACGCGCTCGCGGGGCGCGTGGATCACCGCGGTCAGGCGCAGCGGCTGGTGGAACGGGCGCTCGTCGTCGAGTTTGAGCGACTGCAGCGGCAGGCCGGTCAGCAGGTCGCCGCCGTTGCCCTGGACGACGCCGACGTTGCCCACCGGGTTCTGGGTGACCTTCGAGCCACTGCCGTAGACGGCGTTGTCGACCGTCGCGAAGTAGTACTGGTTGTTGATCCACTGGGTGACCACGAGCGGGCCCGTCACGATCTCCTCGAGGGCGTCGCCGTCCGGATCGACGGACCAGTCGTAGGAGTGGAGGAACGCGCGACCGTCGAGGTCCCGGTCGGCGGTCAGTTCGCGCGGCCCGATGACGAAGGACGCGTTGCCGGCCAGCCCCCACTCGGGGCGGGTCTCGGCCCAGTCGGTGGCCTTGCGCTCGACCTCGTCGACGGCCGCCTCGTCGTCGGCCGACGCGGGTCGCTCGGCGGCGGCCCCGGCGCGAGCGCCGGCGAGGTCCTCGCGGAGGGATTCGAGGTCGGCGCGGTGGCTCTCGGGCACCTCGTCGTCGAAGAGGGTGATCTCGTCGGTCGTCGTGTTGTGTTCGCCCGCGAGGAAGACGGTGTCCTCGGGGATATCGATCCCGCGCTCGCGGAGCGTCGCCTTGACGTCCGGGTCGTTACAGATCGCCGCGAGGACGCGGGCGTTGGGGCCGCCGGGGTTGCCGGCACAGGCCCCGCAGTCGAGGCTCGAGCCGAAGGGGTTGTTCGTCGTCTCGCTGGCGTGGCCCGCGAAGACGACCAGCCGGGCGAACTCGGTCCAGCCCATGAGTTCGAAGGCGTTCCGAGCGTACTCGACTTTCGCCTCGTGGCTCAGCCCCTGCGGGAGGGCGTGGTCGGCGTGGTCGTGATCGTCGTACGCGTCGTAGTCGACGGCTGGCGCGGCGGCCTCGTGGCGGCTCGGGACGCGCTCCGCGATGGCGGACTCGAGCGTGGCGATCGTCGACGGCGACAGCGTCCGCGCGGCCATCGCCGACCCGTAGGCGCTGCCGGCCCCCTCGACGAACGTAAAGGCGGCGACGAGGTTGGACTTGAGCGTCTTGAAGTGTTTGCGCGCGGCCGTCGCGAGACCGGTCCAGCGGTCGCGGGCGGTGGCCGACTCGGCGTCGGCGGGCCGGTCGACGATCCGGTGTTCGGGCTCGACGATCGGCGGGCAGGCGTCGGTGTCGGCCGCGGCCTCGTAGCCGCGGTGGCGCATCGGCACGCCGAAAAAGCCCGCGTAGCCGTGGGTTTCGTAGGGGCCCTGCGCCTCGATGTGACGGCGGATCACCTCCGAACGGGTGTCGATACAGAACACGAGCTGGGCGGCCGGACGGCCGCCGTCTCCGGCGGTTGCGGGATCGGTCACGGCGTCGTCGATCCCGTCGAGGAGTCGCTCGCGGTAGCTCTTCTCCCAGGCGGTCAGCCAGATCTCGGGCAGCGGGACCGCGTCGGCGTCGTCGCCGTCGGTCCCGTCGTCGGCGTCGAGATCGATCGGCGCGTCGAGCAGGTCCGCGATCGTCAGCCGCACCGCGAGGTACTGGGCCAGCGTGATCGGGTACTGCGCCTGCCACGGGTCGACGTCGTCGTCGGTCCGCTGGACGACGAACCCGCTCCAGCCCGGCAGCGCCGCGAGGTGGGCCTCGAGGATGTCGACCCAGCGTCCCTCGGGGTAGTCGCCGAGGACCGACTCGAGCGCGTCGATCGCCGTCTCGGGGAGGTCGTCGGCGTCGGCGGGGCCGGGCACGGCGCCGTCGTGGGGGGCCACCGCGCGCCACGCTCGGTAGAACCCGTCCTCGCGGTTGGGCATCGGCCACTTGGCCCGGCCCTCGTCGAGGAAGGCCGCGAGCCACTTCGAGAGGACCCGGTCGACGGCCTCGGTCGCGTCGTCGGGCTCGGCGGCGTCCCGGGCCGCTTCGGTCTCGGCCATCTCCTCGAGCAGCGTTTCGGGGTCGCGGTCGATCCCGTGGGCCGCCAGTTCCGCCCGAAGCGTGTCGGCGTCGATCCGGCCAGACTCCCAGGCGCGGCGGAAGACCG containing:
- a CDS encoding NADP-dependent oxidoreductase, giving the protein MAETRQWQLASRPVGEPTHDNFELVTVDRPEPDNGEVLIETLYQSVDPYMRGRMRDAESYAEPWDVGDPMKASVVGEVIESNCGRFAEGDIVTGDLLWAEHVVADANELQRVNPDHGPISTALGVLGMPGVTAYWGLNDVGDPKPGDTVVVSAAAGAVGSVVGQLARLSGARVVGTAGSEAKIDWLTDDLGFDAAINYKETDDLSTAIDETCPDGVDVYFDNVGGPITDAVWPRLNVDARVAVCGQIALYNETEVPTGPRKLAKLIESRATVEGLLVSDYQPRWGEALQRLSTFVRNGDVQYRENVVEGFENAPDAFLGLFEGDNIGKQLVQVAEYDE
- a CDS encoding carbonic anhydrase; amino-acid sequence: MGSDRDTLERLLAGNRRHVESLPEEYFADVQTGQHPTVVAVCCSDSRVSHEGMWGVDRPGTIFTPSNIGNQVWDDDDGERIVDGGVLYPIHHTGTDAVAVVGHTGCGAVTAAYRVAAGGDPPGPRGVDKWVDMLVPVVEEALESGRIDRETDDDAVINQLVEYNVGYQARSLCAADDVPDRVDVYGFVYDFQGVYGDDPGRAYLVSVDDETDPDVLADRVPAGDESAVNSLLYGDESVE
- a CDS encoding DUF2309 domain-containing protein produces the protein MTRNTDDARRIEASIDRAAERIGSVWPLHSFVTANPLSGFEDEPFHRAVAEAEELFGGRGYPRPSVFRRAWESGRIDADTLRAELAAHGIDRDPETLLEEMAETEAARDAAEPDDATEAVDRVLSKWLAAFLDEGRAKWPMPNREDGFYRAWRAVAPHDGAVPGPADADDLPETAIDALESVLGDYPEGRWVDILEAHLAALPGWSGFVVQRTDDDVDPWQAQYPITLAQYLAVRLTIADLLDAPIDLDADDGTDGDDADAVPLPEIWLTAWEKSYRERLLDGIDDAVTDPATAGDGGRPAAQLVFCIDTRSEVIRRHIEAQGPYETHGYAGFFGVPMRHRGYEAAADTDACPPIVEPEHRIVDRPADAESATARDRWTGLATAARKHFKTLKSNLVAAFTFVEGAGSAYGSAMAARTLSPSTIATLESAIAERVPSRHEAAAPAVDYDAYDDHDHADHALPQGLSHEAKVEYARNAFELMGWTEFARLVVFAGHASETTNNPFGSSLDCGACAGNPGGPNARVLAAICNDPDVKATLRERGIDIPEDTVFLAGEHNTTTDEITLFDDEVPESHRADLESLREDLAGARAGAAAERPASADDEAAVDEVERKATDWAETRPEWGLAGNASFVIGPRELTADRDLDGRAFLHSYDWSVDPDGDALEEIVTGPLVVTQWINNQYYFATVDNAVYGSGSKVTQNPVGNVGVVQGNGGDLLTGLPLQSLKLDDERPFHQPLRLTAVIHAPRERVTEILREHEEVRELLDNGWIGDLTVVDPERDNEPFHYAGDLEWTSHREEATPEAATPTVAESTADD